Part of the Candidatus Poseidoniia archaeon genome, GACCTGCCGCAGCCCGCTCGCGTCGCGCATCGCCGGGTCGCGTCGCACCAGCCGCGCCAGCGTGCGGAAGCGGTCGTTGAAGAGCGCGACATAGCTCTGTAATTGGCCGTCGGCGCGGGTGCGCCCGATTTGCCGCTGGATGATGACCGGCGGCAGCGCACCGGTCGCCTCGCGGACAATCGGCGTCGGCTCTTCCGGCTCAGGGAGCAGGTCGCCGAGGCCGAGGAAAAGCTGCGGCGAATCGAGCGCCAGTAGCGACTGCTCGAGCCAGCCGAGGCCGTTGGGATGCGCGACGACGCGCTCAACCAATTCCGGCGACGGCAGCATGTTGCGCTGCGAAAGCCATGCTACCACCTCCTGCTCGTCCGCGGCCAAGTTCAGCCCCAATGGGGGAGTCGGCAAAACAGTTGTCCCTTTTTCCCCTCCACGGCTGGCGCGCCATGACTCCCCTCGAAATCGCTGGCCTGCTGCTGCTAGCGCTGTTTGCTGGCGCAGCGTGGCGCGAAGTGGTGTGGCGGCTGCGGAAGCGGCAGCTAGAGCAGGTGGCCATCAGCCGCTCGCGCAGCGTGCTGGGCGGCAAGTTCGCCGAGCAGCTGGCGCCGTTCCTGCCCGACTTCCCCGCCGACCCCACGGAAGCGCGCTTCCTCGGCAGCCCGGTCGACCTGGTCGTCTTCCCCGGGCTCGCGGAAGGCAATCCGCGCGAAATCGTCTTTGTCGAGGTCAAGTCAGGCAACGCACGGCCGACCGCGGTCCAGCGGCGGCTCGAGGCGCTTGTCGCGGAGGGGCGCGTGCGCTGGAAATTGCTCCGCGTCAACCTCCCTCGCTGAAGCCCTCGAGAACGCGCGGCGGCCGGTATTTAGTCGCGCTCCACCTGCGCCCCGGACAGCCGGCCGCGGCGGCGAGAGGGGGGTTAAAAATCAGCACCCCGCGCCGCGCCGGTCCACAGCGTTTATACGCGGACTGCTATACCTGCGGTCCCGCGGTTGAGCGGGTTCCCACTAATGCAGTCAGCGCAAGCTTCCCGTAACGTTTTCGACGCCCTCGCGGGCGAAGGACGCATATTCCGCAACCGCGGCGTGCTCTCCTCAGACTACATTCCGAAGGACTTCCCGCACCGTAACGACGAGATAGACCAGGTGGCGCATATCCTGCGCCCGGCGCTA contains:
- a CDS encoding Holliday junction resolvase-like protein, producing MTPLEIAGLLLLALFAGAAWREVVWRLRKRQLEQVAISRSRSVLGGKFAEQLAPFLPDFPADPTEARFLGSPVDLVVFPGLAEGNPREIVFVEVKSGNARPTAVQRRLEALVAEGRVRWKLLRVNLPR